The DNA window CGCACCAGATCGAGATCGCGGCGGTGACGATGATCGACGTCGCCGCCAAGGTGACCGATGATCAACTCGACCGTCCGACACCCTGTGGTGACATGCGACTGTCGGGTCTGCTGGGGCACGCGATCGGACTCAGCCTGGCCTTCGCCGCGGCCGGACGCAAGGAATTCGGTCCGCTGACCGCGACCACCCCCTCGCCCGGCAACGAGACCCTGCCCGACCCGTGGTGGCCCGCGCTGACCGGCAACCTGCGAGAGCTGGTGCGCAGCTGGGAGGACCGCGCCGCATGGGAGGGAATGACGCAGGCCGGCGGCTTCGACGCCCCGGCCTCGGTGTTGGGAACGGTGGCGCTCAGCGAACTCGTCCTGCACGGCTGGGACATCGCGCGGTCCATCGGCGTCGCCTACCCGATTCCCGACGACGTCGCCGCGATCGTCTTCGACTTCCACCATCCGCCGCAGCCACAAGAGGAACGCGACGGCATGTTCGGGCCCGTCGTCGAGGTTCCCGACGACGCCCCGATCCTCGACCGCACCGTCGGGATCGCCGGGCGTGACCCCTTTTGGCCCCATGGCACGCTGGAGGAATGACTTCGACGGGCCGGTTGGCACGATCGTCGGCCCTGGTGTGGCCGGCCGCCTGCGTGGCGGGTCTGCTCCTGATCGCCTTCGCGCAGGTCAAATGG is part of the Gordonia bronchialis DSM 43247 genome and encodes:
- a CDS encoding TIGR03086 family metal-binding protein, yielding MYAHQIEIAAVTMIDVAAKVTDDQLDRPTPCGDMRLSGLLGHAIGLSLAFAAAGRKEFGPLTATTPSPGNETLPDPWWPALTGNLRELVRSWEDRAAWEGMTQAGGFDAPASVLGTVALSELVLHGWDIARSIGVAYPIPDDVAAIVFDFHHPPQPQEERDGMFGPVVEVPDDAPILDRTVGIAGRDPFWPHGTLEE